A genomic window from Cucumis melo cultivar AY chromosome 8, USDA_Cmelo_AY_1.0, whole genome shotgun sequence includes:
- the LOC127150597 gene encoding uncharacterized protein LOC127150597, with the protein MKNAIRCCISCILPCGSLDVIRIVHCDGHVQEIAGSIRASDVMKANPKHVLKKPSSPTSDDRVVPKIVILPPDAELQRGKIYFLMPLPPAPEKPRSKSLTKKKKKELPLPGTGVGSSISVTNLVVSDQYLSEILSEKLTTVQKDKRRGRVGVWRPHLESISEFPTDL; encoded by the coding sequence ATGAAGAACGCCATTAGATGCTGCATCTCCTGCATACTCCCATGTGGCTCTCTCGACGTCATCAGAATCGTCCATTGCGACGGCCACGTCCAAGAAATCGCCGGCTCCATCCGCGCCAGTGATGTCATGAAGGCCAATCCTAAACACGTGCTCAAAAAACCCTCCTCCCCCACCTCCGACGACCGCGTCGTCCCTAAGATTGTGATCCTCCCCCCCGACGCCGAGCTCCAACGGGGAAAAATTTACTTTCTCATGCCCCTTCCTCCTGCCCCGGAAAAGCCCCGCTCCAAATCTCTgaccaagaagaaaaagaaggaattaCCATTACCCGGAACCGGCGTGGGTTCAAGTATATCGGTGACGAATTTAGTAGTTTCAGATCAGTACCTGAGTGAAATTCTGTCAGAGAAATTGACGACGGTTCAGAAGGACAAGCGGCGGGGGAGAGTCGGAGTGTGGAGGCCTCATTTAGAGAGCATTTCCGAGTTCCCAACTGATCTTTAA